The genome window CGAGGTTTTTAAAGAAAGGAATTTTCTGACGCATCAAAGGCATCTTCCATCAAACCAGACTCAACTTGGTAAACTTTATCGTAATGAAGCAGATAAAAGTAACCGTAAGTCGTATCTGCATTAAGGCAAAAACTTCTCATTTTTTCAATGGTCTTAGCGTGCGACATCAGCGAGAATGAGAATTTTGTCAAGATACTTTGAAGCGTTTTGAAGTTGATCATGTCGTCCAAGTCAAAACCTTTCTTCTTTTTTCGATTGTCGATAGTGTTCCGAATAAAACGCTCGTAAAGCTCCCAAACGGACTTACCACTAATAATTTCGTCCCCCTTATTGTACACACCATAATAACTTAGGAAAGCTCGATCATCTTCGGTAAATATAGCCTCTCGCTTATAGTCTTCAGCCGATTCGATCCAAATGGGCATATCGATAGGCACAAAAATCGATTCATTTTGCTGATCAATAATTCTGAACCGTTTCTCTATTTCAGAAAAATTCAAGCGGGTTAAGTTATCCAGAATTTCGCCCGAAAAATTATCAGCGTAAGCCCCTTGATTGAATCCATCAATCTTATCAAATACTTCCTGGTACAGCTTATCGAATCGTTTCTTAGATAAAATTTCCTGAGCTACTTCTTTTGATACTTTTCCTTCCTGCACCACTTTGTACCGGTAATCAGAACCGTAGATAACTCTTGAATCATCCAAACGAAATAAATACACTTCGCAAAGTCCCTTGTTAGCATTCCGATTGACCCGACCTGCTAATTGCTCGTCGCTGTCCAGTATTGATATGTTTTTAAACCCTAAATCCATATCAATATCAACTCCGGCTTCGACTACCTGCGTTGTGATGAGTAGGATGTTCTTTTTTCGGTACTGCGTATTCTTTAATTGATTGATTATCTGGCGACGTCGGAATTCGAGAATAGTGCCTGACAAGACAAAGATTTCATCGAACGGATGGTCTACTTTTTCAATAATCTGTTTGAACGCTGAAGCCGATTTTTTGTAGATAAATTCAACGATTGTATGAACCGTACGGTGCTCCTCATTACGTTCGGCAAACTGTTCTGACTTACCGATTACAATATCGGCTAGATCAATCCAGTCCTCTTTACTCTTCGCGTCGAACTGACGATCGTACAGATCAAAATTAAACTGTACCCTTTTAGCGAAATTTGGGTTTTCCAGATATTTCTGAGCATTGGGTAAGAGTTCCTGAAAAGTCGGAATCGGATTCAGTTGAAGACTCAGTTTGTCTAGCTTAGGCAACGTAGCCGACATGAGAATAAATCGAATATTGAAATACTCCGCGTATTGGCTGATAAAGTACAGCATCTTATCCCATATTTTAGGATTATAGGATTGCAGTTCATCGACAATAATTACTGAATTAGCCAACCGATGCAAGAGGTAATTAGCCTCCTTGGCATTCGTTTTCAACACATCGAAGAACCGCACATGAGACAAGAGGGTTACCGGATAAAGCGCAAACAGGTTGTCAATAAAATCCTTTTTATCCCGT of Tellurirhabdus bombi contains these proteins:
- the cas3 gene encoding CRISPR-associated helicase Cas3', with translation MLSFHILRKDRASISTLLKAHDQYWAHLPNKGEEVSVMPEKLFEHCDLVNDYFDSLCDAHGLEPVIDRLIRGLTGDNLRLNNWVKKLFVNTIAFHDFGKVNEDFQASRMKNPAFKPNPKSPFSPAHGHSWLGAYMYVSHFLSQIEQDSELNDNELQCLVVIIWQFSYTIIKHHSPYLDEVKADIDKAEFGEFYSKVQHYLALYDFSFDQGLSEFVFANFDVFWSGFEHSTKDSFSMFALLKLNFSLLTASDYLATHEYMSDDKTVDFGVLTNRSRIEEIVQNLRYYEHNKATFEQVDGYVFQEDTLQERSNKNLNLLRREMAIELIQTIRTFPDKRLYYIEAPTGGGKTNLSMIALTELLERNPDIRKVFYVFPFTTLITQTYKAVQKTLQLTNFELAELHSKAGFQSKNERDEQKTDGVYGRDKKDFIDNLFALYPVTLLSHVRFFDVLKTNAKEANYLLHRLANSVIIVDELQSYNPKIWDKMLYFISQYAEYFNIRFILMSATLPKLDKLSLQLNPIPTFQELLPNAQKYLENPNFAKRVQFNFDLYDRQFDAKSKEDWIDLADIVIGKSEQFAERNEEHRTVHTIVEFIYKKSASAFKQIIEKVDHPFDEIFVLSGTILEFRRRQIINQLKNTQYRKKNILLITTQVVEAGVDIDMDLGFKNISILDSDEQLAGRVNRNANKGLCEVYLFRLDDSRVIYGSDYRYKVVQEGKVSKEVAQEILSKKRFDKLYQEVFDKIDGFNQGAYADNFSGEILDNLTRLNFSEIEKRFRIIDQQNESIFVPIDMPIWIESAEDYKREAIFTEDDRAFLSYYGVYNKGDEIISGKSVWELYERFIRNTIDNRKKKKGFDLDDMINFKTLQSILTKFSFSLMSHAKTIEKMRSFCLNADTTYGYFYLLHYDKVYQVESGLMEDAFDASENSFL